The Halichondria panicea chromosome 14, odHalPani1.1, whole genome shotgun sequence genome contains a region encoding:
- the LOC135347459 gene encoding uncharacterized protein LOC135347459: MHQLVLFSFLFLATAWGHEDTQTCSSNVVVMTREDLAQEIQSKIMAETPSSSISNCNISTTKITDEIYKRIVKLDKEKLTGLQEALNCPCDTYASCQDILERDSSSPSGYYWLQTSSTSAEKVYCDMSRICGNVRGWMRLTQLDMTDPRSQCPDGFYAAEHNNKTLCATTFTHGGCESVHYSTGGVQYNQICGRVIAYQKGYTNGIRFGRITNNYVDGVIVSHGPNSDKHHIWTFITSLDETRGNYCPCINRNNRGSAPPSFVGLDYFCDTGTKKYQNYYDNFKVFTDNPLWDGAGCGPNNECCTFNSPPWFYRKLHYKTSDSLEMRVCRGGTTLVEDILVEKIDFYVR; the protein is encoded by the coding sequence ATGCATCAACTGGTTCTTTTTTCGTTTCTGTTCTTGGCTACAGCCTGGGGCCATGAGGACACGCAAACGTGCTCCTCAAATGTAGTCGTCATGACAAGAGAAGACTTGGCTCAAGAAATTCAGTCGAAAATAATGGCTGAAACTCCAAGCTCTAGTATATCGAATTGCAATATCAGCACAACAAAAATCACGGACGAAATCTATAAACGAATTGTGAAGCTCGATAAAGAGAAATTGACTGGTTTGCAAGAAGCTTTGAACTGCCCTTGTGATACATATGCCTCGTGTCAGGACATTCTTGAGAGGGACAGCAGTAGTCCATCCGGTTATTACTGGCTGCAGACATCAAGCACTTCTGCTGAAAAGGTATATTGTGATATGAGTAGGATTTGTGGAAATGTTAGAGGTTGGATGAGACTCACACAGCTTGATATGACTGATCCAAGAAGCCAGTGTCCTGATGGTTTTTATGCTGCTGAACACAACAACAAGACTCTCTGTGCAACTACCTTCACACATGGGGGCTGCGAATCAGTGCATTACTCAACAGGTGGTGTACAATACAACCAAATTTGTGGTAGAGTTATTGCTTACCAGAAAGGATATACAAACGGCATTCGTTTTGGACGGATTACAAACAATTACGTAGATGGAGTTATCGTCTCTCATGGACCTAACAGTGATAAGCACCATATTTGGACCTTTATAACTTCTTTAGATGAAACTAGAGGCAACTATTGCCCTTGTATCAACCGAAACAATCGAGGTAGTGCTCCACCAAGTTTTGTGGGCTTGGACTATTTCTGTGATACTGGAACGAAGAAATATCAGAATTATTACGACAATTTCAAGGTGTTCACTGATAATCCACTATGGGATGGAGCTGGGTGTGGTCCAAACAATGAGTGCTGTACATTCAACTCCCCCCCGTGGTTCTACAGAAAACTGCACTACAAGACGTCAGATAGCCTTGAAATGAGAGTCTGCAGAGGTGGAACTACTCTAGTCGAGGACATTCTTGTTGAGAAAATCGACTTTTATGTTCGTTGA
- the LOC135347458 gene encoding uncharacterized protein LOC135347458, giving the protein MHQVQLTIVFYLLAVSMAQGDDGNCKASVVVMSKEEISREIQSQITRVLTKGSITPSVIVNNENVTFIVQREIDKLFEKVKNLIQPIVTELATLLKPGRSPSHPASTCKAILNQDKTSPSDFYWLKASNGTAVKMYCDMTKTCGRVTGGWMKLADLDMTQNLSQCPEPLYQNTQHGKNLCTRRDTRAGCSEVHYPSNGIAFSEVCGRVIGYQSGSTDGPYNGHFTGAGIDTPYIDGVSLTHGHPRHHIWTFIAALDEVGDYRQGTCECTNINQRGYSPANFVGNDYFCDTGSEHKLHSLNPDDPLWDGAGCGSNNECCTFRNPPWFYKKLGKNIENNVDMRLCRDEPVTNEDVLLEKIDLYVR; this is encoded by the coding sequence ATGCATCAAGTACAGCTAACCATAGTCTTTTATCTGTTAGCTGTTAGCATGGCTCAGGGGGATGATGGAAATTGCAAAGCAAGTGTGGTTGTCATGAGCAAAGAAGAGATTTCAAGAGAAATTCAATCGCAGATAACTCGAGTTCTAACCAAGGGATCGATAACACCCTCAGTAATAGTAAACAATGAGAACGTGACATTCATTGTACAGAGAGAAATTGACAAACTATTTGAAAAAGTTAAGAACCTTATTCAACCAATAGTGACAGAGTTAGCGACTTTGCTGAAACCAGGAAGATCACCTAGCCACCCAGCTTCTACATGCAAGGCCATTCTCAATCAAGACAAAACCAGCCCGTCTGACTTCTACTGGCTAAAAGCTTCGAATGGAACCGCTGTAAAAATGTACTGCGATATGACCAAAACTTGCGGAAGAGTCACTGGTGGGTGGATGAAATTAGCTGACCTTGATATGACACAAAATTTGAGCCAGTGTCCTGAACCATTGTATCAAAACACACAACATGGAAAGAATCTGTGCACTAGAAGGGATACGAGAGCAGGCTGTTCGGAAGTGCACTACCCAAGTAACGGAATTGCCTTCAGTGAGGTATGTGGCAGGGTGATAGGCTATCAATCAGGCTCTACGGACGGTCCATATAATGGACACTTCACAGGAGCAGGCATTGACACCCCCTATATTGATGGAGTAAGCCTAACGCACGGCCACCCGAGGCACCACATTTGGACATTCATAGCAGCATTGGATGAGGTGGGAGATTATCGACAGGGAACGTGTGAATGCACCAACATAAATCAGCGAGGATATTCACCAGCAAATTTTGTAGGCAATGACTATTTTTGTGACACAGGTAGCGAGCACAAACTCCATTCATTAAACCCTGATGATCCACTATGGGATGGAGCTGGATGCGGTTCAAATAACGAGTGCTGCACGTTTCGAAACCCCCCTTGGTTCTATAAGAAACTGGGAAAGAATATTGAAAATAACGTTGATATGAGGCTGTGTAGAGATGAGCCGGTAACAAACGAAGATGTTCTATTGGAGAAAATTGACTTGTACGTACGTTAG
- the LOC135347456 gene encoding uncharacterized protein LOC135347456 yields MHLFAILVFPLLLLKLASAETICIVNSTVTNLTSLSINCQQVFESLNYINITLSSQIILYSGVFVLDRVLLFDTVSSLSIISQDEVIIRCVGQTSGIAFNRSQNIHLEGLIIDGCGGIFESTSTNLSDSVNLTTMAFRSALYFEKCTNVALFGVTVRNSNGVGVSMYNTNGNIQVLRSHFLFNMVPEKELNTFPGGGGFYIEFSQCNPGVLFDSCNLFSEKRENSVYTFKNCSFVSNIAQTINSKKGSFVKLIGGHSHNNQRLGRGGGLSLIFASRAKNNSVLISNCSFRNNSAISGGGLYSNLAGGASGVSISINGSTFSGNEASFSGGGIAYQVITNTVHDNSMIVHNCNVTNNNAENGGGLILLYNQLKASDNTRNRFLSYSTHFVGNLAKYGSAVDSILFAPSGYNGPHPVFKNCSFLLNKMSSTVLVDIDSSLSQSFYGTGTFTVAKMPITFNQSVIFENNIGTALWVVSSRLTFNSPMNANFVNNKGIEGGALGLVSFSVMYFWNDAIFKFVRNKAYHNGGAVYSFQYGKQQLLGAASQCPIQYLGNSSIDERNVSFYFEDNTLLKFPFNKLERGRSIYMTSIQPCVFLCTANPSAELTISNMFSCIGKVKFHSTKNVSITDEVSTSGRKFKLDNTSLSTLYLVPGKVFELPVVVSNDLGYPLINMGYHAQIRERRSKIIIDPGYISITEHRLKVYGPVGANGTIVFESSGHYRFVLKMSIELLPCPPGFYSDNLEHGKVISYPSCTCNWNSTSHSVYQGVSCNSAVFEAQVQHIYWIGYVSHYVVPHHIFTSLCPQKFCYGGQHISPLYTLPSNASYEELDKFVCGPNRQGLLCGECAEGHSVFYHSLHFKCKKNSLCHIGFLFYILSEILPLTVMFIVIVLLNINFSSGALNGFILFAQVLDSLSIGAYGMMEFQLLKSKSLYYITVLYRFIYRVFNLDFFTEDALSFCLWKGATTLDTLAFKFVTVFYAFLLVLVSILIVNKYKLNVRCCRQFRFTTIKSYIIHGLSAFLITCYIKCAQVSLNILIPGRLTGMAHEPSRHDPLKVVYFSGNIRYMSTEHLPYAFPALFVAFIVCVPPPFLLIWYPLGRQAVYKIVSKCRQFSYRLRHKSCHVSIIDKMKPLLDSFQSCYKDNCRYFAGLQFVYRLVILCTFNFTETPLMFYTVVEVEIILILIVHVIIWPYREKWHNIIDTLIYANIALVNGFTMFVYSSSVNFSTRFVYEAVVLQTALIYLPLVYIIAYTSVILYRIIKLKIVKKKERTMTSLDDGFPARLIENSYDTSYRLDDM; encoded by the coding sequence ATGCATCTCTTCGCGATTCTTGTGTTTCCTCTTCTGCTATTGAAGCTGGCTAGTGCTGAAACCATTTGCATTGTGAATTCAACTGTGACTAATTTGACGTCACTTTCTATAAATTGTCAGCAAGTTTTCGAATCCCTAAACTATATCAATATTACTCTCTCAAGCCAGATTATCCTGTATAGTGGCGTGTTTGTACTGGACAGAGTTTTGCTATTTGATACTGTATCCAGTCTCTCCATTATTAGTCAAGATGAAGTGATCATTCGCTGTGTCGGTCAAACCTCGGGAATTGCGTTTAATCGCTCCCAAAACATTCACTTGGAGGGTTTGATAATTGATGGTTGCGGTGGCATATTTGAAAGCACAAGTACCAACTTATCTGATTCGGTTAACTTGACAACAATGGCGTTTCGCTCGGCTTTGTATTTTGAAAAGTGTACGAATGTAGCCCTCTTCGGTGTGACAGTGCGGAACAGTAATGGTGTCGGTGTCTCGATGTACAATACCAATGGTAACATACAGGTCTTACGGTCTCATTTCCTCTTCAATATGGTACCCGAAAAAGAATTGAATACATTTCCTGGAGGAGGTGGATTTTATATTGAATTCTCTCAGTGCAATCCCGGTGTTTTGTTCGATAGTTGTAATCTGTTTAGCGAAAAACGCGAGAACTCCGTTTACACATTTAAAAATTGCAGTTTCGTATCAAACATAGCCCAAACAATCAATTcaaagaaaggaagttttGTCAAACTTATCGGCGGTCATAGCCATAACAACCAAAGACTCGGCAGAGGTGGTGGGTTATCGTTAATTTTTGCTAGCAGAGCAAAGAATAACTCTGTTCTGATTAGTAACTGTAGTTTTCGTAACAATTCTGCTATTTCTGGAGGTGGTTTGTATTCTAATTTAGCGGGTGGAGCTTCTGGTGTTTCGATTTCAATAAATGGCTCAACTTTTAGCGGCAACGAAGCATCTTTTAGCGGGGGTGGTATTGCCTATCAGGTGATAACGAATACTGTTCATGATAATAGTATGATTGTGCACAACTGTAACGTAACTAATAACAATGCTGAAAATGGAGGTGGCCTTATCTTGCTTTACAATCAGCTGAAAGCCTCTGATAATACACGGAATAGATTTTTGAGCTACTCGACACATTTTGTTGGAAATTTGGCTAAATATGGATCTGCAGTTGATTCAATTCTTTTTGCTCCGTCTGGTTACAATGGGCCCCACCCTGTATTCAAAAATTGTTCGTTTCTTTTAAATAAAATGAGCAGTACAGTGCTAGTTGATATAGACAGTTCGTTATCTCAGAGTTTTTACGGCACTGGTACTTTTACTGTAGCTAAAATGCCCATCACCTTCAACCAATCAGTTATTTTTGAGAACAACATCGGTACCGCTCTTTGGGTTGTGTCTAGTAGACTAACGTTTAATTCTCCCATGAATGCCAACTTTGTGAATAATAAAGGTATAGAGGGCGGAGCTCTAGGTCTCGTTAGTTTCTCTGTGATGTATTTTTGGAATGATGCCATTTTCAAATTTGTCCGAAATAAAGCATATCACAATGGCGGTGCTGTATATTCTTTTCAGTATGGTAAACAACAATTGttgggagctgcttcacaatgTCCTATACAGTATCTAGGCAACTCGTCTATTGACGAAAGAAATGTCTCGTTTTACTTTGAAGATAATACACTCTTGAAGTTCCCGTTCAATAAATTGGAGCGGGGGCGTTCAATATACATGACTTCTATACAGCCTTGTGTGTTTCTCTGTACTGCCAATCCAAGTGCAGAGTTGACCATTTCTAACATGTTTTCATGCATAGGCAAAGTGAAATTCCATTCGACAAAAAACGTTTCGATTACTGATGAAGTTTCAACTTCTGGTAGAAAATTCAAACTAGATAATACTTCACTCTCAACTCTCTACCTAGTTCCTGGAAAGGTGTTTGAATTGCCTGTTGTCGTGAGCAACGATTTAGGTTATCCGTTAATTAATATGGGGTACCACGCTCAGATAAGAGAAAGACGTAGCAAAATCATCATAGATCCGGGGTACATATCGATCACGGAACATAGACTCAAGGTATACGGTCCGGTTGGAGCTAATGGCACTATTGTGTTTGAGAGCTCGGGCCATTATCGTTTCGTGCTGAAGATGAGTATTGAATTACTCCCGTGTCCTCCCGGGTTTTATTCTGATAATCTCGAGCATGGTAAAGTAATATCGTACCCCAGCTGCACCTGTAATTGGAACAGTACGTCGCATTCGGTTTATCAAGGTGTTAGTTGCAACAGCGCTGTGTTCGAGGCCCAAGTACAGCACATCTACTGGATAGGCTATGTGTCTCACTATGTGGTTCCTCACCACATCTTTACTAGTCTTTGCCCTCAAAAGTTTTGCTATGGTGGTCAACACATATCACCATTATACACACTACCATCCAATGCATCGTACGAAGAACTTGATAAGTTTGTGTGTGGTCCAAATCGTCAAGGGCTTCTTTGCGGTGAATGTGCTGAAGGACATTCCGTATTCTACCACTCGTTGCATTTTAAATGCAAGAAAAATAGTCTTTGTCATATCGGATTCTTGTTCTATATTTTATCTGAAATTCTTCCATTGACAGTCATGTTCATAGTTATAGTACTATTGAATATTAACTTTTCATCTGGTGCTTTAAACGGATTTATACTCTTTGCGCAAGTATTAGACTCACTTTCGATTGGTGCTTATGGTATGATGGAGTTTCAGCTGTTAAAATCGAAGTCACTCTATTACATCACTGTTTTGTATAGGTTTATATATCGGGTATTCAACTTGGATTTTTTTACGGAAGATGCACTGTCATTTTGTTTATGGAAAGGGGCCACCACACTTGATACTTTGGCATTCAAATTTGTGACTGTGTTTTATGCTTTTTTGCTGGTTTTAGTTTCAATTTTGATCGTAAACAAGTATAAATTGAATGTGAGATGTTGTCGACAGTTTAGATTCACCACCATCAAGTCGTACATCATACACGGACTGTCTGCCTTTCTAATCACTTGCTATATCAAATGTGCTCAAGTTTCGCTCAATATTCTCATTCCCGGGAGGTTGACGGGAATGGCACATGAACCGTCGAGACACGATCCCCTCAAAGTGGTATATTTTAGCGGCAACATTCGTTACATGTCAACAGAGCATTTGCCGTACGCTTTCCCCGCACTTTTTGTAGctttcattgtgtgtgtgccccctccTTTTCTCCTCATTTGGTACCCCCTCGGTCGACAGGCCGTCTACAAAATAGTCTCAAAATGCAGACAGTTTAGTTATCGTCTCCGACACAAGTCTTGTCATGTGAGCATTATCGATAAGATGAAGCCTCTACTTGATTCATTTCAGAGCTGCTACAAAGATAATTGCCGGTATTTTGCCGGGCTCCAGTTTGTGTACCGGTTAGTGATACTGTGCACTTTCAATTTCACCGAGACTCCGCTAATGTTTTACACCGTTGTAGAGGTTGAGATCATACTGATACTGATTGTTCACGTGATAATCTGGCCCTACCGCGAGAAATGGCATAACATCATTGATACTCTAATCTACGCAAACATTGCCCTAGTGAACGGCTTCACCATGTTTGTGTACTCATCGTCTGTGAATTTCTCAACACGGTTTGTGTACGAGGCTGTTGTGCTACAGACTGCTTTGATCTATTTGCCCCTCGTGTATATCATTGCGTACACCTCAGTCATTTTGTATAGAATTATTAAGCTGAAGATCGTAAAGAAGAAGGAGAGGACCATGACGTCATTGGACGATGGCTTCCCTGCTCGACTGATCGAGAACAGTTACGATACGTCGTACAGACTCGATgatatgtag